The sequence below is a genomic window from Daphnia pulicaria isolate SC F1-1A chromosome 6, SC_F0-13Bv2, whole genome shotgun sequence.
CGGGGCAGCTTGTCACGGAACAGGAAAACCATCAGGTTATTTATACACTACTGTTTGCTATATAGTAATTTGTTTTAGTTAACATATTGCctatttttatgtttcttaTTAGAAATACTAATGGCGTCCGGTGTGACCTTTGAAGACGCTCGTTCTGCTGTTCGTTTGAGTGTTGGTCGTGATACAACTTCGAAACAGATTGAGCAAACAGTCTTGATGTTGAAGACAGCAGTAAATTTACtggattgaaaaattattttacttaaatatttgaaataatatcGGAATAATCATGTTAACCTGTGGTATAGTAAAGTGGACTTCGTTGAAGCCAACAGCGAAAACCGTAGGTCACCATTGAAACTTGAATCTGTTTATTTGGCTATACAGtacaatcatttaaaaaataatgacatTAACTTAACTATCAATCAAATGTAAAATGGTGTGTATCCTTTTATTTACCAccatttttcatatttgatttGACTAGGTAATACGCCCATATTTCTCAGCTTGGAACAGAAGTGATCGGTCATGGGAGGAGGACCGCATATAAAACAGATAAGATTATCAATTTGACTTTTGTTGATGACCATTGCTAAGTCCTCTTCATTTATCCGACCCACTTTTTTATAAAACCAAAACACACATATTAGTGGAAAAGACGCTAAATAATGATATGAagtaaaaaaggttaaaaaaatgaatcaccTCTGAATTGACAATTCTTGGTATCTTCATATTCTTCTATGGAACCGGTGGGACGCGTTACAAAGTAGTGGTAGTCGAATGATTTCGGTAacatatttttcaattctGAGACAGTttcctaaaataaaatttaagaatttGTGCTCACTTTCTCGAAAAAAATTAGCTTAAAGTGCTAATGACAAGTTTTTCCGTCTCTAATTTCAACCGCAAAacaattatatatatttttacttgaaaaagTAGTTCTTCTTTCTGCTTTGCACATTGAAGGAGAGTTATCCTTTTTGGTAAATTATCTTCATTGCCTTTCATCTGGAAGAGAGTTTTGAGTTGCAGCATAATTGACAGCAAAGGATTAATACCAACTCCACCAGCTATGAAAACTAGATCCGGAATTGGGGAGTTTGAAGGGGGGTCATAATAAAAATCTCCTCCAACTCGGATTTGTACTTTGTCGCCAGCTCTACACCTTGAGTGTACCCATTCGGCAGGTGGCCATGAAGATTTCTTGATAGCCAAGTCAATTTGCTGTGAATGTTCCATTAGTGAAGGTGGTGAGCACATTGAGAAACCTCCAACTTGACTAATATTTGGTATAAATACATCAACCCTGATATAATGAAAGGTtaatgatgattttttttaaaggttaggTTACACTATTTATTACATAAATCTCCTTACCATTGACCAGCAAAAAATGTTAAGTTACGATCATCCACTCTTAATTTCAGTCCTAACACTGTAGGACTTAATACTTCAATTTCTATAACTGACGCGTCACTCATTGCATACTGTCGGTAGCTTTTTATTGTTCGTTTCAAATGGTCTCCCACTGCAGTAAcagcttttcttttaaaagaaaacatcaGGTTAATAGGCTCCATCCTCAGGATACACGAAACAAGTAGCGTGGGATATTTCATGATGAATGCTTAATAGTCACCGAAACTtcacaaacaaaatcaatcaGTGGGTGGGTAAGTTGACGCACTTTGAGTTATGACAATTTAAAACACGTAGAaaactagaaataaaaaacaattacatAACACtccaatatatatttttttaaatgcagtTTGTTTACCTCCTCAATGGCAGAGCAGACGATAAATAACGCGGTGGCGCTACCTGCAACACAGCAACAGATTTACTAAGTGCGAAACTCCCTAATAAGTTGGTTTTTTACTGATTGGCCCTCTGGTGACTGATGCCTCAATAACCTAAGAATTTCTTGCAAATAATATTGAAGTTTTGAATAGGAGTAATTCCATTTCCGGGCAATTCCGAGAAAAATGTAACAAGgtaaacacaaacaaaaagacgGAGAATTACTGTCGTAGGAAATTATGCAGGCACGTTTGCCACTTTTAGGCTGCAGAGTCTACTAGTGATCCATTCACTATTTTTTAGTGAAACGCTCTCGGTCTAGATTTTCCATCGCAACTCTGTTATTCCGGCatatccaacaacaacaaccgcttTTGCTTAGGCTACTTCCAGTTCCTACTTCCTTAAATTATGTTCACTCCGTTTGGTTCTCCTTGGAGTCTAAGGCAACAAATTTTCTTGTGTTGTGGATTTTAGAAACGGAAAGGTACTCTTGAGAAAACCGGTACGTACGCGGAATTTTTCTGGATTGCCGTACAATgtcagcaaaaataaaatatgaaaatctaaaattttgccaaaaaattattgaatatgTAAATAATCGATTGTTCGTTGAACATTCCGTTTAGTGACCTCGAAATCAAAAGCTGTATAGCCTAATTATGATGATACGTCATACTTTCGTTTCAGTACTTCGAAACTCAGCTCCGAAGATCTATCGAAGCTTCCATCCAGAAATCGTTTAGTCACTCATTAAGAATGTACTCTTCGGGAAGTTCTTCATATGGATACCAAACATCAAGTTCCAACGGGCCCAATCCGGCGCCGACTGGACCCCAAGAAGAAGACTTGATCAAATGGTAATAGTATATACTGTCAAATATGTAGTGCCTACTCCTTTATTAGACTTCTAAAATTGTATCAATGATGTACTAACAATATACTGTATTCAAGGTTTCAAGCTGTAGATCAAGATAAGTCTGGAAAAATCTCTTCAAACGAACTTAGACAAGCGTTGGTCGTCGGCAATGGATCTCATTTCAGTATTGAAGCTTGTGAATTACTTGTCAAAATGTTTAGCTCTGAAAATTCCAGAATGATTGATGTGGAAGGATTCAAACAGCTTTTTCATTATGTAAATCAATGGAAAACCTCTTTTCACATGTTTGACAGAGATCATTCTGGTGCAATAGATGAAAAAGAACTTGGACAAGCCCTAGTTCAGATGGGTTATAGGTTATCAGACAAATCAGTTACAGCACTTCTCAATAAGTTTACTAGCAAACCAGCAGGTCAAATTACTtttgacaattttattttggcgTGTGTCCAATTGCATCAGCTGACGGGTAAGTTTCCgtacaaattcaattttaaaatcgatataaaaaaatatttattaataattttagaTGTTTTTCGACGCCACGATACGCAGCATACCGGCACGATAACCATCGCGTACGAGGATTTCATCCAAGCAGTTGTTGAAAGCATTTGATTCAATATTTGATATTATATTGTGTGTCAATTAATATTGTAGGCACGAAACGTCTATTACGTCTGTGATAGAAttatgaaattctttttcaataaattttcaaaagattttatgATTTTAGTCACATAtacattttaagtttttaagaACAAAAGAATAGCGCTTTGCGAAGCTCAAACCATTCTGTTAAAAAGGGCTTCACTAAGATCTGTATCAACAAACATTCCGTCGTTGTTTTCGTACTTTGACCCGAGATGGACGAAAGTTACTAAGAATCAGTGAAGCTCTAGCTATACAGTCTTATTATTGCTGTCATTCATCAGTACATTTCTCCCTCTGTTTAGTGTGTAGTTATTGTAAATCAGCGTCGTTGTCTTGGACCACGATTTGTTGATCAGGCGTCAGACGAATTCTATTCCTCTAGCCCACACAACATAAAAGGCGAACGTTGAgtgctttaattttaattgtatTCCTTAGCAACGAAACTATAGTCACAGACAACTGTCAACAAGCAAGACAACTGTCAACAGAGCATagcctaattttttttaaatttcagctgtAGCCTAtatgtaataaaaagaaaacgatcgTCAAATTATGGGTTTTCGATGTGTCACCGTCGTGtgtttgttatattttttcgttaCCAATGTAAGCACAAAGATTCCAAAAAGTACGTCGGTTTATAAGCCTGTCGTTATCGTGCATGGAATTTGGGACAAGAAAACATCTTTAGATTTTATGGCTGATCGCATTCGTCAGGTTtgatattaattattttaaaaaaattacaaagatTTAACGtacgttaaaaaaaaccaacagcaaATAATGATTGCGGTTAAATAGGCTCATCCAGGAACGAACGTTACTGTTGTGGATCTATTACATGGAACGTCGTCTCTCGCTCCGGtttctattttgattttatatgAACTTCAATCTCCTTTTTATAACATAACggtattttgattattataaAAGATTTCGCTTTTATAGATGTGGGACCAGGTTGAAGCATTTGGAGCCGTCGCCAGACAAATAAGTATGGAAAATCCTGAAGGGATTCATCTGCTCTGCTACTCACAAGGTAAGTGTCAAGACTGTAAACTGTAGATCGAAAAAGCGAAGTCGAATTGCGTAGGCTTCCAGTACATGATTATCTTATTATTCTCAAGGAGGCCTTGTTTGCCGTGGGATGATTGAAACTTTTCCGGATTTGAATGTGGCAACATTTGTTTCTCTTAGTTCGCCTCAGGGCGGCCAGTACGGTGGTATGTTTCAGTTGCATGATTATATTTGGTTATATGGTTATACACCTCTTTTCCATAGATTCTTTCCTGCGATTGATTTTTCACAAAGCCGTTAAAAAAACAGTTCATCGAATATTTTACACTTCTCCTGGGCAACGCTATTCGGTGGCAAATTATTGGAACGATCCACATCATCAGGCCGGATACATAAaaagttcaaaatatttgCCATATATTGACAACATCATTCCGACAGCTAGAAACAACGactataaaataaattttcttcggCTGAAGAAACTTATTTTAATTGGCGGACCAGATGATGGCGTCATTACCCCTTGGCAGTCCAGGTTCTACTACCccattctttattttataaatatgCTGTGATGTTTTCAAGTACTAACTTTTGGTCTTATTTCTATAGTCATTTTGGATTTTTCACGGAAGATGAAAGTGTGGAAAATAtggaaaatcgtgatatctacACACAGGATCTATTTGGATTAAAGTCgcttcaaaataaaacaaaaatttacacaATTGACGGTGTATATCACCACGAGTGGCATCAGAACATTTCTGTTATTGATAATTGTATAATTCCTCACTTGGATTAAACACATTTCACCCCCACCAAACTGCCGAAGCAGAATTGTCTGTGTGTTCATTATTGATGATAATAATTTACTGATCGCTCGCTGCCCGCCGCAGCACAGATAACGACTTTCTAGATACATTTTCTTGCTCTTATCACAGttcacacatttttaaaaagtctttATCTTTATCTGTTGTCGGTTGGCCGCAGCGAGCCAGCGACACACAGATTGCAATCTCAAAACCGACTTGGCAACGTCGATTACAGAAGTCGATAgctgataaaaataaatattgtgaatttgtgtttagtattattcaaaagttattgttAGCGTTTAAATGGGTAGTCACGTGTATAACAACGTCCGCGATTTATATGAAAACTATGCTTTTACTGAAGAAATGAGTAGCAGAATGCAGGTCCCCAAACGCATTATTTTTTCTGGTGGTAAAATCGAGTTGATTTGTTATTTCGTAGTATTCTACTTTACTCTAAAAGCTTTAAATATATTAAGGAACCAATGAAGATGAGGAACTCAG
It includes:
- the LOC124343506 gene encoding programmed cell death protein 6-like, translating into MYSSGSSSYGYQTSSSNGPNPAPTGPQEEDLIKWFQAVDQDKSGKISSNELRQALVVGNGSHFSIEACELLVKMFSSENSRMIDVEGFKQLFHYVNQWKTSFHMFDRDHSGAIDEKELGQALVQMGYRLSDKSVTALLNKFTSKPAGQITFDNFILACVQLHQLTDVFRRHDTQHTGTITIAYEDFIQAVVESI
- the LOC124343501 gene encoding oxidoreductase NAD-binding domain-containing protein 1-like gives rise to the protein MKYPTLLVSCILRMEPINLMFSFKRKAVTAVGDHLKRTIKSYRQYAMSDASVIEIEVLSPTVLGLKLRVDDRNLTFFAGQWVDVFIPNISQVGGFSMCSPPSLMEHSQQIDLAIKKSSWPPAEWVHSRCRAGDKVQIRVGGDFYYDPPSNSPIPDLVFIAGGVGINPLLSIMLQLKTLFQMKGNEDNLPKRITLLQCAKQKEELLFQETVSELKNMLPKSFDYHYFVTRPTGSIEEYEDTKNCQFRVGRINEEDLAMVINKSQIDNLICFICGPPPMTDHFCSKLRNMGVLPSQIKYEKWW
- the LOC124343502 gene encoding lysosomal thioesterase PPT2-A-like; translation: MGFRCVTVVCLLYFFVTNVSTKIPKSTSVYKPVVIVHGIWDKKTSLDFMADRIRQAHPGTNVTVVDLLHGTSSLAPMWDQVEAFGAVARQISMENPEGIHLLCYSQGGLVCRGMIETFPDLNVATFVSLSSPQGGQYGDSFLRLIFHKAVKKTVHRIFYTSPGQRYSVANYWNDPHHQAGYIKSSKYLPYIDNIIPTARNNDYKINFLRLKKLILIGGPDDGVITPWQSSHFGFFTEDESVENMENRDIYTQDLFGLKSLQNKTKIYTIDGVYHHEWHQNISVIDNCIIPHLD